gaaATAGCACAAGGAAGTGGAAGGAGCCTTTGGTTCTGTTTTTGGTGAAAACCTACTGTTAATCACTGTCTGTTTcttagttttctaatttttaaaattggtgGGTTTGTctttgttgacagtaactacagtagttgcggtgagcatttaataatgtagataactgtaaAAAAATTAGTGGGTTGGGACTAAATAGTATATCAGGTTGCTCAAGATAGTAAATTAACAGAAAGGATGTAAGAACCTGGCAAGATCTTGCTTTTAAAATGCAGTAGCAAGTTTGAAAACTTATCCTGAAGCACAGATCAATTCTTAGTTGAAGGTCACAACCCCAGGTGAATTAAGAACTAAAATATAAGCCTATTTTTAATAAGGATATACAGTGTGGAAGCTTTAAAATTCTAACAAGTCTAACCAGACTGGATAACTGATTCCCAAGCTTCACCACTGAAGCCACACAGCACTTTTGATGTACTTTTCTCCACAGGCAGTGCAGAGATAAGAGGAAAAGCAAGCAGGAAAGAAATCAGGACACTGACGTCAGCACGGAGGCTGATCCTGAAAAGTACCAGAGATGGGTTAGagagaggaaaatagaaaatacaggacTCAATTCATAAATGTATTATCTGTTTTATAGGATTTTCCTTCTAATGAGATCATCTTCTAGGATATGGCAACCCACACTGTTCTTTCCAACCATTCTCAACAATTGTACAGATGCAAATTGATCTACTGGTCACTCTTCATCCTTTCAAACTAAACAATATTAATCTTTGGCCTGTCCTTATACATTCCATTTTAATGTGAAactacttgtttgtttttctttctgatgaTTTTCTTACCAGGAAATTCAGGTAGCTCATTTCCAGAttctattttttccatatttgttaTTTACCACCTCCCTATGTATCCAACACTATGCATTCATATGTTAATAAACCTCCTAGAATTGAGACAGAGTGGGTGCCTAGTGGAATGACCGAATGtaagaaagtaatttttaatcAGTGTTTTAACACCTGAAATGAGCTTATTAACCTTAAATAGCATAACTTTGTTTATGGAATTTTTAAATCCCCCTTAAAATGGAGAAATAGTTTGAAGAAGTACTCATCCCTCCAGCCCATGGGAAACATTCTACAGAAAAAGGAACCAGGAAAGAGCAGGAAGACCTCACTGAATGTTTAAATAGTAGTCTCAAAGTTGAGGAGTAGCATCAgcaagaagaaaagcagaagaaaggaagtcAAAGGGTCAATGATTTTTGCCTCTCTTCCTGGAAAGAAGATTGCAGATTTAGAGTCACTCTGGCCTGCCCAAGACCATCTGACATGAAGACATAACTTCAAGGTGAGATTCCTTGAGCCAGCACATTTATCTCAGTGCTACCATCTGAACAGACCCTCTAGGCTTACTCCAGATCAAACTCCCAAGGTTCTCGTGCCCCTGGCCCAGGAACACAGTGTCCCCAAGCAGAAGGAGGGTCTTCTTGAGAGCCACTTGTGCCAAAGGTATCACTACAGCAAGGCTTCAAAATAACTCTAAAACTGAGAGCTTCTGTGTCAAtacatggacatttaggttttctTCAGAAATCCCTGATGTACTCTAGGCTTTGAGGAGGAGAGGATTATGAACTGCAGCATCAAGAGGACAAAATGAGGCACCTGCCAGCCTTAACATAACAAGTGGAGAAAGTAATTGGTAAAAAGTTATTAAGTGTTTAATATGTGCCATGAAGGGAGCTAAgtgatttacatacattatctcatttagtcctcataaAAACTCTGTGGCGTTTATAAGGTGAAAAAGGCTCATAGCTAAGTGTTCAAGATCACAGAGCTGGTAAGTAGTAGAGGTAGAATCAAAACCCAGCTCTGTGGGAAGCCAGAAACCAAGTTCTGCCCCACTGATTAATACTCAAGTTCTTTAAAGCCATTTTAAAAGATGTCTAAGGATGAAAAATCCCCTGGTTATGTGCAATAAATCAAAGTTCCTAGGAAACTTTATATGCTATTCAGAACCCACTACCAATGTTGATTTGGGGAAAGTCCTTGTTACTTTCAGATGCCATTCTACAGCTCAgccacacaattaaaaaaaaaatcttccctgtAATTCAGGTATCCAGTTTCTCACATGAACATACACAAAGAgaccacacacaaacacataaacactacatatacacacactacacagaTTAATATACACAGCTCCAAAATACCCCACACCATGCCCACAGAAACCACATACAaatacagacacaaacacactacagatgtacagacacacacatacagatggACACACTCAGACCATAAACACACAGTATCTAAATTCTCCACAGGCTTTTGTTTCTCCTTGTCTAGTTATGCCCCAACATCTGTCCAATTTCTAGCATATTCATCATCTCATTCACATCTCACCTTCTGCTGCTGGTATCCACTGGAGTACACCCCCTCCATCCCAGGTCTTTTCCTTCAGTTTCCAGCAACCACCACTACAAAACAGTTGTGATTAATGAGGAGAGGGGACACCCCACCATGTCAAAGCCTAGCAAATGGATTAAAATAGAATATTGGACAGTCCTCATTTTAAATCCCCTGTGTCACTTATGATTCTTAGAATATCTCATTGGCCCTTTCTCCTCGTCCAGCCTCCTAGCCTCCTGTTGTGATTTTCCTGTACCCCCCAATCTAAAGATCTCCTTactcctcctccctctgctcaCAGCCCCAGGACTTTCACATAGCCTCTCTCTCAGGTTCTCAGTCCTTCACTTGCCATTGCCTATTCATTCCATGTTCTTTGGCTTCAGTTTTTATTCCCAAAGCAGACTACTAAGCTATTTTCCTGAAGAGAACCATTTTCCACTTTGGAGTATAATTTTGCAACCCCTTAGAAAGCAGAATTAATTTAAGGCAGTTGTGGTTTTAATAgcaattattttattccttctctctGTATATTCTTAGAATGTTTTGcttagtgaaaaagaaaacatcattaGTAATTCCCATTGCTTTATCCAATTTGTCAAAGACCAATTCGTTGATATGACTCTGTTCTAATAGCAGTTTTCCAAAACATTGTTAGGTTTATATTTTCAGTACTATAGGAACCATTATCCAAGAAATGGGATATTTTGGATAATTAATAATCTGATTCATGGAGTAGTATCAAAACACTACATATAAATTACCAATTTTCAAAGTACAGTAGCATAAAACACTAGTTGGGTTCTCCGCCTGAACCTGAACACAGTGGTGGGAGATGTTGATGGATAAGAAATTTAACTGTTGTAAGCCTCGCTTTCTCCTCTGTTTAAATATTTGCCtttgtgagaaaaaaagaaacaatttttacATAAAGCTCCTGGGACTGCGTAAATACCACTCTCATGACTTctctcctgctctcccctccccaagTAAGAAAGAACTACTACTATATTCTAAATACATTTTCCTCCTTCACTGATGATTCTGAAGACACTTTACAATCTTAAGGTGCCCTAAGGCTCCCATATGAGTATCAGTCTTACTGATAGGTGTTGAATGCTAGAATACTAGATAATAGCATTTGCTATATGCAGTTAGCTCATGAGAGAAATCTACCTATCACTTTTCATGATTACTAATTTGCAGcacattgttatttttgttatttgatttCATTAGCAACATTTATCCTGACCAAGTCGTAAGTCAAGTAAAACTGATCCTACATTGCCTTATTCAAGAAGTTGTGCCCATCAAGAAGGGTCATTTTAGTTAACTAAATTAATTCCTTAGTTTGACCTTAACAAAGTCAAAATATCCCAAACTTCTGTTTCACATTAAATTTATCTgtactatttccatttttgatGCTCCATTTCCTTAATGTTTGCATCTTTTTACTTTCCCAGTTAGCAGACACAGCATAGTTATTTTGGCAGGTCACTATTCCTTTATTAATCTGATCTTAATTCCTCATACAAAATAAGAGTATGAACCTTAGAAAAAATATCTGATTTGTATTATTGTAGAAATAttatgttctaattttttttaagtattatgtttgccatttaaaaaatactatcatTTTGAATGTTACTATGcaaaaattactattttaatgtctatatttaatcttttcttttgcttcttttttactgttattttcaGTTTCTGACTCCACAGGTCATTATGGATCTGATCAGCTCTACTAATTACCTGCTCAATGTCCCCACTTTAGTAAGAAACAGTACTCACTTCCCAGCTCCTGCCTCAAAAATGATCATTGCCCTTCCCTTGTTTATGTCATTTATAATTGGTACCATCATCAATGGTCTCAACCTATGGGtgttaaaattcaaaatgaaaaagactgtCAATACTCTCCTATTTTTCATCTCATTCTCTCATACTTTATTTCAACCTTGATTCTGCCATTTATAGCCACCACATACCTTCAGGACAATCACTGGAGCTTTGGAACTGCCATGTGCAAGATCTTCAATTGCACTTTGTCTACAGGGATGTTTGTCTctactttcttcctctctgccatGTGTCAATCATTatctcctccctcttcccctagTGTGGTCACAGCTGCACCAAACTCCATGCTGGGCTTCCAGCATGATGCTGGAGGTCTGGATCTCCGCCACTGCCCTTAGCATGCACTATCTGGTTTTCAGGGAGACACCTGATGGCCATAAAGGAATGGTGACCTGCCAAATAACTATGCTGTGTCTGCTAACTGGGAAAGTAAAAAGATGCAAACGTTAAGGAAATGGATTCATGTAACCTGTTTCATCAGCCACTTCTTGCTGGGCTTCCTTCTACCTTTCTTCATCATTACCTTTTGTTATGAAAGAGTAGCCAACAAGATGAAAGAAAGGGGCCTGTTTAAATCCAACAAGCCCTTCAAAGTCATGATGACTGCCATTATCTCTTTCTTTGTGTGTTGGACGCCCTACCAGGTATACCAAGGCTTAATTCTCACTAAGAACCAATCACTACTTTTACAGTTGACTCTGATACTTACAGTGATAACCATTTCTTTCAATACTATCTTTTCTTCCACATTCAACATATCTACCGGGGTGAACTTCAAAAACGTTTTTAAGAAgttcattctttctctgtttgagTCAACATTCAGCAATGATTCTTCAGCAGAAATGACACAAAACCTAACTTCAGAAATCTACCTTTAAATTCTGGATCCCAAAGCGAACAATGGACTCTTAGTCAATTATAGCACCAGAAATATACCCTCTGCTTTTGTATAATATAGTCCTTAACTTAAAGAGACATCTAGGCTATCCTGTAGTTAGATCTATTAATATTAAGAGGGCTGTAAGAAAGCAGGCAATGGGTGATGTTGCAAATGtgattattttactctttttattgtcataaaatatatataacataaaatttgccattttcaccattttaagtgtacattgtAGTGGCATCAACTATATTCACAGTGTtttgcaactatcaccactatctGTTTCCAAAATTTTTTCTCACCCTGAAgaaaaactctgtacccattaagcaataactcctcattcctcccttcccaacccctcATAACCCCCAATCtactgtctctatgaattttctATCCTAGATACTGCatgaaagtgaaatcatacaatatttcttcttttgtgcctggcttcttcacttagcttaatgttttcaagtttcatccatgttgtaatatGGAccagaacttcattcttttttgtggttaaataacatttcattgtatgtacataccatttttgtttatccatttttctgttaaggtacatttggattgtttctatcttttggctattgtgaataatgctactttGAGCACTGGTACACAAGTATTAGTTCAAGTTcttgttttcaattatttcagaTTATTTTGAACTGCAGGTCATATGGcaaatttatgtttaactttttgaggaacggCCAAACATTTCCACAACTACAACATGTTGCATTCCTAACAGCATTGTATAAAAGCTGCAGTTCTCCATACCCCcacaacacttattattttcccctttttaaaaaattatagcaaTTCTAGCTGGGGTGAAGTGGTGCAAATGTGATTCTCAACCTTTTAATTTTGAGGCCATAGGAATATCAATTTCTAAATACCCATACTATCCATTGATCTGAATTTTCTGTCATAGACTCTTCTAACAAATTGACATTTGGACTAATATCCCTCTTTATTTAGATAACACCTAAATTACTTAACTGATATAGACAAAATTTAATTTGGTAATGGTATGGCATTTATCTTGTCATATCCATGGTGAAGTATAAAGATTTATacattaatgttttaattataaaGATAAATGTCTTTTTCAATACCTGTAGATGAAGCTATCTCAGAAACATGGGACTAAGACAATTATAAATGCTTAAGAATCTGCATGCATAATGTCATAGTAGAATTCATTTTAGAATAgcattaacaatattaatttgtcTTCCATTTTAAAGTTTTGCTTCAAGTTTCTGCAGTAATTACATTATACTACAGCACCTAAGCTATGTAGGACCACATACTATCACTGACCTATTACCTTTTATTTAGTTAGTTATATCAGTCAATAGATATTAATCAATAGATAGTTCCATCTATCTAGTTCAGCTGATA
This is a stretch of genomic DNA from Manis javanica isolate MJ-LG chromosome 8, MJ_LKY, whole genome shotgun sequence. It encodes these proteins:
- the GPR33 gene encoding LOW QUALITY PROTEIN: probable G-protein coupled receptor 33 (The sequence of the model RefSeq protein was modified relative to this genomic sequence to represent the inferred CDS: inserted 4 bases in 3 codons), translating into MDLISSTNYLLNVPTLVRNSTHFPAPASKMIIALPLFMSFIIGTIINGLNLWVLKFKMKKTVNTLLXFHLILSYFISTLILPFIATTYLQDNHWSFGTAMCKIFNCTLSTGMFVSTFFLSAMXVNHYLLPLPLVWSQLHQTPCWASSMMLEVWISATALSMHYLVFRETPDGHKGMVTCXNNYAVSANWESKKMQTLRKWIHVTCFISHFLLGFLLPFFIITFCYERVANKMKERGLFKSNKPFKVMMTAIISFFVCWTPYQVYQGLILTKNQSLLLQLTLILTVITISFNTIFSSTFNISTGVNFKNVFKKFILSLFESTFSNDSSAEMTQNLTSEIYL